In the Pongo abelii isolate AG06213 chromosome 9, NHGRI_mPonAbe1-v2.0_pri, whole genome shotgun sequence genome, GGGCAGCGGAGCTGATTtgcaagatagagaaagaagagaagacccGTGAGTGAAAAGCTGGGGGAAGAGCCCACCTCATGGGACCTTCACGAAGAGAACTGCAACGCTTTGACACACCACCTAACAGTAAGTGTTTCTCAAAAATACAATTATCAAAGCTGTTAGGGGAAATGGCCTGGCAGTCTTCGCCAGGAGCTCTGCCCAAAGACCAtcatgaaaagaaagaagaaaaaataattccaagCCATGGGGCACAGGCTGAAACCCTGCACTTACCATTCAAGGAGGAAGTGGGCAATGAGGCCCAGACCCACCCCAAGATACACAAGGAGTATATAGAGACCGTACCCCAGCCACAAGCACCAACAGTACCCCTTACCACAGGAAAATGAAATTCCCTAAAGTCTTCagaagaagctcagagaacaggGTTTGCAGCATCCTCTCCCAGAATTACTTACCAGCTCCTTCACACACTGTTCTTGCTGCTTGAGCTGGGTCATAGTGATGACCCACCAAGCCCCATATCCAGCTACCCTGAAGCTAAGACTACTTCTGAGCATAGGCACTGGACACCCTCAAGTCTTGGATGTGGACCACAGCAATGAGCACCACAGCTGAGTTCCTTTTAGAAAAATAGATTGATTCATCAAATGCCAAGGCATTAAGGATGTGCTTATTTTATCATAGTACATTTAGAAGCAGAAATTGGATGGCTCTGTCATAACACCCTCTACAGTCTCAAGAAGCTTCTCTAATTTTCTCTTATCTCTAACGTGGTCAGTAAGTTCTGCTGTCTTCCCTTCCATCCTGAGGTCTTCAAAACATTCTCTGTCATAAGCAAAGATACCAATACCAGCATGAAGACAAATCAGAGAGGAATCCACATGCATCAGGTTCATAAAGTGGAGCAAGAAGGGGAATCAGGAGAGTTGAGAGGAGTTCAGCTGCCGTCTGGGGGACCCTGGAGTCGGGTAGTGGTCCCTCTGCAAGTCGCTGGCTATGTCCCTATTCTTGCCAGGAATTTCAGGCCCGAAGTTGTTGCCAGGGAACATATGAAAGTTTTTCAGGTACTGCAAGTATGTGCCCTGCAGGCAGGTACTCAGATCACTATACACTACTTAAATCTAGGACTGTTCAAGATGCAAGGGAAGGACATGCCAGACAGTACCATGCACTAGGGACTGTCCCCATGGGCAGTCACTCAGAAGGTTGGACCAGGCAGGGGACGTGTCGAGTGGGAGCAGGTGGggcaggcaggaggacagctcACACACACTCCATTAGGAGAGGTGAGAGGGTCAGTGGGCCTGGGCAGTGTAGAGAAAGGCTGAATGGGGAAGGATGATCTTTTCTGGCATTCCCATGATGTTCAGTCCTTCATGCTCAACAGAGAGGTTCTCGGGGTGGATGTAGGTGTGACACATGCCTCTGCCTCGGGGTGGATGTAGGTGTGACACATGCCTCTGCCCAGCAGTGCTGGGACCAGGCCAGGAGTTGGTCTCTGCTCAGGCTCAACGTGCACAAGGATATGAGTCTGGGAAAGGGTGCCCTCCCTGGCCTCATGACAACACGCACATCTCCACAGAGCTTGCACATCTAAAGGCTCAAACCTACCTCAGACactgctctgtccccacccctgcAAGGGCTTCATCTTCACCTTGCAAATGTGAAATGAAGGCTCCTTGCAGGTGCGAAAGAATGGCATGCACATGTGAAATTTCTAAAACTTTCTGAGATATTGGGTCTATCCCTGACTTCACCCTTACCAGTCTTAACTCATCCAATGCTAGGAGATCTCCCAGTACTGCAAGAGCAATTTCCACAGTGAACGATTCCACACCTCCCCATTTCATTTCCTATCAGTTTTCAGAAATTGAGTTTTTTCTATGTCTAGAAAAAGCTTCTATATCTATGTCCTAACAGCTTTCAGAAACGGAGCTTTTTATTGTGTCTAACTACACACAGTCCCTCCAGGTGCACTGGGACCTCTGTCTCCCTTGGAACTTGAGAAAGGGAGCCTGCTGGACAAATCAGCTTGCTGGACCCCTTGCCAGTGTGTTCTCTCCTGCCTCTTGGGATCCACCTTCCTGTATATGCTGCGGGGACAGGAGGCCCTGTGCTGGGCGCTTGGGGAACCTCACCTGGAGCCCTGTGTCTCCTGCTCCTGCTTCAGCTCACTGGCCTTCATCTGCACATAGTCCTGCACCAGTGCAGCCAGCAGGAGGTGCGCGTCCTCTTTACTGAGTGTGGCCGGGTCTGGGCTGCTCTCCAGGGCAGACCTGTGGAGGGGAAGCAAACTCATTGCAGGCTGTGAgcccctgcctgcccctccccaggATAGGCAGCCAGGCTTCCTGGTCTCTGCTTCTTCCCCTGGGGGTGTGGCCACCGCGACTCCCAGGGGACTGGCATGAGGCCAGCGTCCACCTGTGGGCACTGATTCACCAGGAGCCACACGTGACTTCAGAGGCACAGAGCTGTCTGGTCCTAGGGGCAGTGAGAGCAGAAGGCGCCCCTGGCTCCACGCTGTCTCACCTGAATGGCGCTGCCTGGAGGCTGCCCGCCTGGTACAGGACCAAGATACTGAGAGCCAGGAAGGGGGAGAACTTCCGGAAACCCATGCCGCCTCTCTGTAAAGGAAGGATGACGTTACTACTGCACCAGCACAGATCTAGGTTCCAGTCCTGCCTCTGCCACAACCGCCATGTGACCTCAGGCAGGTTACTtcacctgcctgagcctctgTTCCCTTCATTTGCAGGAAGGGCTGCTGTGAATCTCAAGAGATACATTGCAGTGAGTGAATGGCTTGATAGAGCGGAAAAAGGTGTCCTAGGGGAAGGGTGGAGAGAAAGGATGAattttggttctgtttttttgAAGGCCAGGGAGAAGCCACACGCGCCCGAGCACACAAACCGACACTTCTGCCCTGATTTATGCCGAAACCAGGCGTGGACGCACCTTGCTGTAGACCGGCTCTCCCTTTCTCGCCTTCTCCTCCGCTGGGTTTCGCGCCAACGCATGCGAGGGGAAGGTGGGAAGGGTGGATTGGAAAGGAGCGCTCATTTCTCAGTCTTGGAACTGGGAAAATTTTTAACGTGCCAGTTACGGGTGTCTCAGGACTCGCCCGCAAAGCCAGCCCTCTGCCGGAGCGCATTTTAGTAGCAGATGCTGGGCAGCAGCTCCGCGAGGTGAGCGCCCAGGGTTCTAGTCGGCTAACAACACTGCCTCAGATCCGGACCGGAATCCCGGGAAGGCTCACCAGGGAGGCGCCTCAGAGGAAAGCTCAGGGTTCCGACCTCCCGGGAACGAAACATGATCCCGAAGGACAAAGACGGCGCAGGGCGCTCCCGTACCCAACTCTGCAGAATCCTGCGCTCAGCCGGGCCCCAACGCCAGGGCTACAGACCCGCCTACCTCGGCTCGCCGCGCTTCCAGCGCCCACGCTCAGCCATGGGGATGCTTGGGCTCCTCTCGCACTGGTAGGAGAAACTGCCAGGACAAACCTAACCGCTCGCCTTTTCCGGAGCCTGGAAAAGAGCTAGGACCACCGCTGTAAGGTAGGACCAGATGGCGGCggagaggcagacaggcagatGGAGCAAACTGGATGAACTAGTCGAAGAGGCAGGTTATTAGAGTGAGcggaatggggaatgggaagTTCCTCACCTGGCGACTAGAGTTTCAGGGCAGCGCGAGCGGCCGGTCGACCCGGGACGAACACCGCACCTGCTGTGGGCGCCTTCCCCGCGGAGACCCCGCTCTTATTACAGAGATAGCGGGAGGGGGGATCCCCACCAGCCCGCGCGGCCAATCCAAAGTGGCCAGAACTAGCCAATCAAAGGACCGACCGAGCTCCGATTGCGTCATAGCTCGCACTGCCGGCACTGGTACTCTGGAGCGGGGGCAGTCCGCCCCGCTGTCATTTTTTTCATTGAGGTCATTGCTTGGGAAGCTGGAGAGCCTGGGAGAGGACAGAGAGCTTTCAACTAACTAAGAGTCGGGGCAAGTCGAGGAGAGTTTGGCGTCACCCACAGTGAGGGGCCAGAGCTTCTCTCACCTCCTTGGCTCCTAAACTCCTGCCTCGCACTCCCTCCTGTCACGCCAGTGAGGGACCCGAGTCCAGCCACCCGAACCCCCAGCGAGGTTGAGCAGTAGTCCTGGGTTCTAAAGGGACCACAGCTGAAAGAGCCCAAGGCAGGGAAggggggggaggggaaaggggagggaggggtcCTCAAAATTTGATCTTTTTGGACCACCTGGGGTGCTTCTCTGGATATCCTCCGACCCCTCGAGCCCTGGCACCCTGGGCACCCAAAGAAAGCTGTTTTGGTGCCAGTCTGGCAGCCAACCCTTCTCCACCTCACTCCTCTGGGATGGGCAGGAGCGGAAGAGAGGTTGGGGAGAGGGCTAAACTGATATAGCCTGCATACAAGGCTCAGCATCCACCTCCTCCCACTTCCCCTGTATCCCCAAATCCTCCACCGTGGGTCCAGCATCCCCCACCCCAAGCCAGGACCCTCCACTGCCGCGCCGAAGTTGGCTTACACAGGTGCCCTGCGACTCTGCCACCTGTTTGCCAAGCTGCCTGGCGGAGACCGTCTATGCCCGGGTCTCTATCTCTCTCGCTCCACACCCCTACCCCACTTCGCTGAAGCGCCTGAGAGCTGAGCACGCTGGGGTCCAGCTGCCACCCACGGAGGGGAGCAGGTGCTGCAGCCCGAGAGTCAGCCTAAGAATTTCCACACAAGTTCCACTCGCGACTACAGACCAGCCGGTGCACGCATCATCACTCACATGGCAGGACCCCCACCGCACGCTCTGCCTTCTGCATTCACAGACAGTCCAGCAGACAGCCAGCACTCACTGGAACAGACGCGCCCTCACCAGCTGCTCCCAAAAGGGCGCGCGCGCAGGAACCCAAACTAACCACACCCATACCCGAAAGCAACCCCGTGTGTTTCTGTTTCCAAAAACAAGCGTGTTTTATGCAAACGGGGGTGCATACTGTCCCCCAAACATGCACACCGACACATGGACATCCACGCACACCAACTCAGCCTATCCATTTTTTCTTAAGGAAAGCCGGGTTCTGGGAGTCGGCACTGCCAGCTCTTCTTGCTCCCGGGTTCCAGGAGAAGATCCCAGCTTTGGCAGAATAGGCTAGGAAGGAGCTGGGGGTAGGGGCGGTGGCAAGAAAGAAACGGGCGCCTCTCAccacagcccccagccccaggcctcaGGTTCGCTCTTTGCCGCTTGGCAGCAGCGACCCTAAATAAGTCCGCTGGCGCCCACTGCACTCCtggagagcattagggaaaacTTGCTGGAGGCTGCCGGGCAGAAAGCAAAGCCAGAGGCTGTCGGAACCCCTGCAAGTGATGCTCACTGTTTCTGCGGGTCTAGGGTATATCTGTCTAGGCCCTCTGCGTCCTTTTCGTGTGGCAGGACCCAGCTGGTGGGACTAGGGCGGGTTGGCCTCCAGCACCCGTGCAATGGAAACTCCAGGTAACACCCACGAAGAATCGGGACCGCTGACTCGGGTGACTGCCGCCCGGCCTGCAACTCAGATGTGCAGAGTGCACTGAGACAGGGTGATCTGCAGTCGCCCCCTCCCCTGGGAAGGCAGCCAAAACTGTTCTAGAAGTAGCTCCGGCCTGTGACGGACTCGAAGTAAGGCAGGAGGACTTCCAGGACCTTTGTAGTACCACACCAGGAACTGCAGCTCTCTAAGGAGTATTTCTATGTATGCGAAGGTTCTCTATGTCTAGACTGTTGGATgtgcttttgtgtttttggttctgctttgttttttaatttttaatttgtgtggGTTCAtactaggtgtatatatttatggggttcatgacatgttttgatacaagcatacaatgtaataatcacatcatggagaataggGTATTTGTCCCCTCAAGCatgtatcctttgtgttacaaacaatccaattacactgttttagttatttttaaatgtacaattaagttattattgactatagtcaccctgttgtgctagcaaatggtaggtcttattcattcaatttttttttgtaccctttaaccattcccatctccaccatcaccacccattacccttcccagcctctgataatcaTCTCTACTCTCTaggtccatgagttcaattgtttagATTTTTAGATGTTGGGCTCGCTTTTGGAAACAATGAGGGACACCAAGGCGGACTTCACTTGGGAGTCCTTTTTCCCAAAGCCCTGCAATTCTAGGGGAGACTTCTGTGTCCCTCTCCCTGATTGCAGCACAGATAAATGGCTGCCTAGTGGAAAGGCAAAGTTGGGAGGTGCTACCTACATGAGGGCTGTGCCCTCTGCCCCGCTTCTCCCTCGGCCACTACCACCCTCTCTGAGGTCTGGCAGAACTGGTAGCCCAGTAGTTCTGGGAAGCACCACCCTTCGCAGGGCCCTTGGACCAGCCTggcaggagaggaaaggaagctgAGTAGGAGAGAAGATCTGGAAGGCCCCAGAACTTGGAGCAGTGGGCTCCCCAGCCTATCAATGTTATCAGTGGTGCACAAGGCCCAGGAAGCAAGCTGGGAGCTCAAGAGGAGTCACAATTGGTGTTTGGCCTCCCAAGAAGCCCAGAAATATTATCTGAAGGGAAATTTGAACCTTTGGAA is a window encoding:
- the CALCB gene encoding calcitonin gene-related peptide 2 isoform X2 is translated as MGFRKFSPFLALSILVLYQAGSLQAAPFRSALESSPDPATLSKEDAHLLLAALVQDYVQMKASELKQEQETQGSSSAAQKRACSTATCVTHRLAGLLSRSGGMVKSNFVPTNVGSKAFGRRRRDLQA
- the CALCB gene encoding calcitonin gene-related peptide 2 isoform X1, with translation MSAPFQSTLPTFPSHALARNPAEEKARKGEPVYSKRGGMGFRKFSPFLALSILVLYQAGSLQAAPFRSALESSPDPATLSKEDAHLLLAALVQDYVQMKASELKQEQETQGSSSAAQKRACSTATCVTHRLAGLLSRSGGMVKSNFVPTNVGSKAFGRRRRDLQA